The region GACCAGAATCGCGAACACTCCGAGTACCTCATGCGCACCCAGCTCGAAACCATGCCCGGTATAAAAGACGCCCTCGAACGGCTCGAACACCCCTTCGCCGTCGTTACCAACTCGCGCACTTTCGAACTGCAACTCAAACTCAAAGTGACCGGCCTTGAAGACTACTTCCCGGTCGAGCGCCGCATCGACTGCCAGAAATTCGATGTTGCCAAACCCGACCCCGCCATCTACCGGAAAGCGGCTGAGCACCTCGGTGTCGATATCACCCGCTGCCTCGTCATCGAAGACAGCGTACCGGGGCTGACGGCCGCCACCGGCGCCGGCGCCACCGTCTGGGCCTACCGCCCGCACGCCAACGAGCAGCAACTCAAAGACTTCGGGGTCGATCGCGTCTTCCACGACTGGTCCGAATTTTCGGTTCCTCGCGTCAAAGCCTGATCCCGGCGAGGCTCCCGGTCGTATTCAGAGAGATACGACCGAGGAGTCCCCATGAAACCCTATGCCCTGGTTTTTGGCGCCAACAGCGCCATTGCCCAAGCCCTGATTCCGCACCTGTTGAGCGAATACCAGGTGCTTGCCGTCAGCCGACAAGCTCCCGCCCAGTTGCCCGAGGGGGTTCAACACTTTACCTGCGACTACAGTGAACCCGCGTTGGCGGAGTTGGCTGAACAGATCAAAGAAAATGGTGTGCCGGTGACTGCACTCTTCTGCGCGGTGGGGGTGTTGCATGGCACGGTGGAGGGTGAACACCGTTACCCGGAAAAAAAACTGGCGGAGCTCAACACCACTCAACTGACCGAGTATTTCACGGTCAACAGTATCGCGCCCGCGCTGATCATGAAGTACTTCATTCCGCTGATGCCCCGTTCAGAGCCGAGTAAAGCGGTGATGCTGAGCGCCAAAATCGCCGGTATCAGCGATAACCGGTTGGGTGGCTGGTATGGCTATCGCGCGTCCAAAGCCGCGCTCAACATGCTGGTGAAAACTGCTTCGGTGGAGTTGGCCCGGTCGCACCGCAAGCTGTGTCTGATCGCGTTGCACCCCGGTACCACCGATACGCCTCTGTCAAAGCCCTTCACCGCTTCTCTGGGGGCTGACAAGTTGTTCAGCCCGGCGATGACCGCCGAGCGGTTGTGGTCGGTGATCCAGACGTTGACGCCGGAGGACACCGGGCGCTTTGTGCACTGGGATGGTAGCGACCTGCCCTGGTAAGAGGGCGTTGAACGGCGAGCTCAGCCGTTCAACGCGGCTTCAGACAGTGTGTCCCGAATTTCCTTGAACAGTTTGCGGGCGCTGCTCGGCGCCTTGTTCTGACTGGCCTCTTTCTGCGCCTGGCGAAGCAGTTGACGCAGGTGTTGGATGTCGACACCGGGGTGTTGGTCGATAAATTCCTGCAGCGCGTCCGGCTCGGTCAGTAAGCGGTCGCGCCACTGCTCGGCCTGGTGATGAATCTGAATACTGGCCCGGCTCTGGTGGTTGAACTGGTCCAATACCGCCTGGATGCCTTCCTGATCGGCATCGCGCATCAACCGACCGATGAACTGCAATTGCCGGCGCCGCGCTTCGCGATGCCGAATGCGGCGCATCTCTACGACAGCGGCCTCAAGCTTGGGTTCGAGGGGCATACGGGCCAGTTGCTCATCGTTGAGTTCGACGAGCTGTTTGCCCAGCTCCTGCAGCGCGTGCATTTCCTTTTTGCGCTGGGTTTTGCTGACGAAGTCATCATCC is a window of Marinimicrobium sp. C6131 DNA encoding:
- a CDS encoding SDR family NAD(P)-dependent oxidoreductase, translating into MKPYALVFGANSAIAQALIPHLLSEYQVLAVSRQAPAQLPEGVQHFTCDYSEPALAELAEQIKENGVPVTALFCAVGVLHGTVEGEHRYPEKKLAELNTTQLTEYFTVNSIAPALIMKYFIPLMPRSEPSKAVMLSAKIAGISDNRLGGWYGYRASKAALNMLVKTASVELARSHRKLCLIALHPGTTDTPLSKPFTASLGADKLFSPAMTAERLWSVIQTLTPEDTGRFVHWDGSDLPW
- the yjgA gene encoding ribosome biogenesis factor YjgA — its product is MTDRKFFEDDSEQDDDFVSKTQRKKEMHALQELGKQLVELNDEQLARMPLEPKLEAAVVEMRRIRHREARRRQLQFIGRLMRDADQEGIQAVLDQFNHQSRASIQIHHQAEQWRDRLLTEPDALQEFIDQHPGVDIQHLRQLLRQAQKEASQNKAPSSARKLFKEIRDTLSEAALNG
- a CDS encoding HAD family hydrolase, which gives rise to MFEAVLFDCDGVLVDSEVLSTRALHRSIQSLGMNYTEAQVHREFTGHSWPDCVKMVEQRLGKPIPDMQRFLDQNREHSEYLMRTQLETMPGIKDALERLEHPFAVVTNSRTFELQLKLKVTGLEDYFPVERRIDCQKFDVAKPDPAIYRKAAEHLGVDITRCLVIEDSVPGLTAATGAGATVWAYRPHANEQQLKDFGVDRVFHDWSEFSVPRVKA